In the Engystomops pustulosus chromosome 2, aEngPut4.maternal, whole genome shotgun sequence genome, one interval contains:
- the LOC140117594 gene encoding mitochondrial ornithine transporter 1-like, protein MAPNPAIQAAIDLTAGAAGGTACVLTGQPFDTAKVKMQTFPNLYRGLIDCAMKTYRQVGLRGFYKGTSPALLANIAENSVLFMSYGFCQRVVRRIVGLEDHAPLSDLQNAAAGSFASIFAAMVLCPTELVKCRLQAMHELQVSGKIAYGQNTVWSVVKGIVQREGPLGFYQGLTSTVCREMPGYFLFFGGYELSRSFFASGGKSKDELGPFALIISGGCGGIALWLAVYPVDCVKSRIQVLSIAGKQAGFMGTFSSIVRNEGISALYSGLKPTLIRAVPANGALFLAYEYSRKLMMQQVDSM, encoded by the exons ATGGCTCCAAATCCAGCCATCCAGGCTGCTATAGATCTTACAGCCGGAGCTGCAG GTGGCACAGCATGCGTCCTGACCGGACAGCCATTTGACACGGCCAAGGTGAAAATGCAGACGTTCCCTAATCTGTACAGAGGCCTTATAGACTGCGCAATGAAGACCTACAGACAAGTGGGGCTCAGAGGCTTCTACAAAGGGACCAGTCCAGCACTTCTTGCTAATATAGCTGAAAACTCTGTTCTCTTTATGAGCTACGGATTCTGCCAAAGAGTTGTGAGGAGGATAGTCGGATTAGAGGACCATGCCCCATTAAG TGACCTCCAGAATGCAGCTGCAGGTTCATTTGCTAGTATATTTGCAGCTATGGTTCTGTGCCCAACGGAGTTGGTGAAATGTCGTCTCCAGGCCATGCACGAGCTGCAGGTGTCCGGCAAGATAGCCTATGGACAAAA cacagtgtggtcagtggtgaaAGGCATTGTACAACGTGAGGGTCCTCTGGGCTTCTATCAAGGTCTCACAAGCACAGTCTGCAGGGAAATGCCGGGATACTTCTTATTCTTTGGTGGATATGAGCTGAGCAGGTCTTTTTTTGCGTCTGGTGGAAAGTCAAAGGATGAGCTCG GTCCATTTGCCCTGATAATAAGTGGCGGTTGTGGAGGTATTGCgctttggctggctgtataccctgTGGACTGTGTCAAATCCAGGATTCAGGTTCTTTCGATCGCAGGGAAACAAGCTGGCTTCATGGGAACTTTCTCTAGTATTGTGAGAAATGAAG GGATATCGGCCTTGTATTCAGGGCTGAAGCCCACTTTGATCCGTGCAGTCCCCGCCAATGGAGCTCTATTCCTCGCCTATGAGTACAGCCGGAAGCTCATGATGCAGCAGGTGGACTCGATGTGA